CTTACATGCTACTCTTGTGCAGGGAAAAACCCAAAATGAAAGCTTCAAGGCTCGGCCACTACCAAATTTTTATCGTAGAAATAAGCAAGCAAAGGATTCAATTCACCAGGTACAAGTCTATTCCAATTTGTTATGCTAATTGAGAGTGTGGCATCGAAATCATTTTATGCTAATTGAATCACATACTTCCAAATGAACCATAAACCGATATGTTATTATTCCTTAAGAAATATGGAGGCTTGTGTCTGAACATTTCTGAGGAACAATGCATAGTAACGAGCACAAACATTTTCAAGTCAAAACTTTCCAATATCAAATATGTGCATCTGGCAAGTAACATAGTGGTTTACTTCACATATCTGGTGAATATCATAGTTCCTCTTATATTcattaatcgtgtgatgtttcCTCCACTTTGTCATGTAAGATTTTTTTGGCAACATAAGTTCATGTTAGTTTGGTATTCATCTAAATGATGTGTAAATTAATTTGTATATGATAGGTAAAGGGCACCTCTACCGTCCCTAACATAGAAAGAACCAGAGATAGATCAACATCACTATATAGATAATCATCGTTATGCCTTCATAATGATGGTAGCAGTTACTGGAGATTATGGTATACCCACGCTGCACATTTCTTCCTGTGTATTCCTGCATCACACTTCTGATGAACATTTTGGAGATGTCAAGATCAATTTGATCCATCCATGAGAGAACACCATAAGTGGTGTGCCAATTTCATATGTTTCTTTTAATAACTATTGGTGAAGTCAATAGGGAACAAGTTCAGAACTTTGCATCATTGAGCAAAGGAGCCTTGCTGAACGACTCATCTATCATTGCAAATCATAATTGTTCAAAAAAGAATAATATGTGCATATTATTCAGAAGGGGCAAACTAAGCAGCAGAAATAGAGAATGTAATTGAAAGTTACCCAATCTCACTTCATGTTTGACCTGTAACTTCGGACATGGAATTACTGATTTTGAAATCCAATTATTTAGTCTTTCATCCGCATTTATGCTAAGAAGGAATTAGAGCTCATGTTTACATTGTAACAGCATTTGGTCTATATTGTAATGGAAATGGATGATAAATAACAAAGAAAAACTTCTCTGTTTTGGAGTTTCCCATTTCTTGCAAACACTATCCTTTTGTATGACTAATTCATGACTGCACCTCACCTTGATGTTTTATTTGTGTATTTATCAGTTGTGAATTGTCTATAGAAATCAGATGTAAAAGGAGAATCACCAATCTGTATATGCATTTTCTCCGCTTGCAATTGGCTCTATACATTTGTGTCAAAGTTCTGAGATCTCAACCTCTGACAACAAAAATTTAAATGCAGAGTTCACAAGATGTCAACAACAGTCATGCACACCCAACAAACAAAGAAGCATCCAAAGACAAACAAATATGTTGCTTTCCACTCAGAAGGCTGGGTTAGATTATATggtctcttttatttttctccggCGATTTTAGGGCTTAGTAAATAATAGCTTATTCGTTTGATTCTTATCTTCGCTGTGTTGCCTTTGTAGTACTTCCAATCTGTATTAATGTTGTTAGTTATGTTTGCCCTTCCAATCTGTATTAGAGGATGCCTTTCTCTACGCATCTAATTCTCGAGTTAGGCTTGCTGATTGTAATTGGGACTATCATTTTCTAGCTTGGAAAATAAAGCAGAGGTGTTGTTGagcagtgatttttttttatctcaataGTACGAGCACATGTAACATGTTCAAACAACCCTTTTTGGGGATGGTAAACATGTAATCCGAGTATCCTATGATGTTCATTTTCTAAATTTCTAATGTGCAGAACCCATAACGTCGTATGTTGTCTGTTTCGTTTTTTAATTCCTCATCAGCAGCCTACCTGCACTGCCCGCCCGGCTGATCATTATTAATTCCTTTCTCTTTTGCCGGCTTTTTTTAAACCTCTTATTTAATTCATAAGTCACTGGAGAAGCTAGCGTACGTTCTAATTGCAGGTTTTTAATTACTAGTAATAATCCTGTGATCAATTAGCTTCACGGCTACGCTGGAGTGTCCCTCTCAACACCTGCAGGAGCAGCACTATATAAACCACATACCATCCAATCCATTTGGACAAACCAAACACAGTACAAAACACATAGTAGTAGCTGTAATTAAGCAGCAAGCAACTCACAAATCCTGATCTGGTTGATCTCACCATGGGCGCCATCTCCAAGCCATTGCTCCTTGCCATCCTCTGCTGCATCGTCTGCCTctacagcagcagcggcggcgccattgtcgcggcggcgcgtgagctcggcggcgacgcagcCATGGCGGCGAGGCACGAGAGGTGGATGGCGCAGCACGGCCGTGTGTACAAGGACGCCGCGGAGAAGGCGCGGCGGCTCGAGGTGTTCAAGGCCAACGTCGCGTTCATCGAGTCGTTCAACGCCGGTGGCAAGAACAGGTACTGGCTCGGCGTCAACCAGTTCGCCGATCTCACCAGCGAGGAGTTCAAGGCGACCATGACCAACAGCAAGGGGTTCAGTACTCCTAATAATGGTGTTAGGGTATCAACTGGGTTCAAGTATGAGAATGTTAGTGCCGATGCTTTGCCTGCGTCCGTGGACTGGAGGACCAAAGGTGCCGTCACTCGCATCAAGGACCAAGGCCAATGTGGTAAGTAGAAAATAACCGAGATGCACTTGGTAGTGTAGTGGTAAGGTATGTGGTTTGAACATTAACATCCCgtgtttaattcttaaaacggTCACAAttccttctaattatttgataatcAAGTTTCTCCTTGGTTATCATTATATTTCCCCTCATTTTAAGTACACAAATAACCTCCTTGGTTGTCCTCATTTTAGTACACAAATAACCAAGGTCAAAGCATGAAAAAATAATCCATCTTTCATCTTAATTTGTGAACAATATGATGGCACGTCGGCTGTTTTTCATCGTTAATTGATGAGTAAATTGCAGTTTGGGTCATGTATTTTTACCTTTGTTGCAGCTTGGACAGGGTCTTAGCCATGATTTTCGCTTTGCACCACATAACCTTACCATTTGTTTCACTTTACACCACACCTCATCTTCTCCAAGTCAGGCAGCCCTATTATCCTCTCTCCCAACCTGTTCTCGTTATTCTATCACCGATCAGGAGGAGGTAGAAGTATGACAGTTTCCCAAACTCCAGTCACCCTATCCAATCTGGAGGGAAGAGTAGCAAATCATCACAGGTTCAGCACCGGTACAGGTGCTCAAGCTGAGATGAAGTGCATGGTGGTAGAGCTGAAGTCGTTGCTGGTGCAATTCACTCTTAATTGATTGATGCAGAATCCGGAAGTTGCTCACTTTGATTATTAAAAGAAGATAATGTTATCTACCATAATTAATCACAAGTGCAGGTTGCTGCTGGGCGTTCTCGGCCGTGGCAGCGATGGAGGGCTTCGTCAAGCTGAGCACCGGCAAGCTCATCTCGCTGTCGGAGCAGGAGCTGGTCGACTGCGACGTCGACGGCAACGACCAGGGCTGCGAGGGCGGCGAGATTGACGGCGCGTTCCAGTTCATCCTCAGCAACGGCGGCCTCACAGCCGAGGCAAACTACCCGTACACGGCGGAGGACGGCCGGTGCaagaccacggcggcggcggacgtcgCCGCGTCCATCAGGGGCTACGAGGACGTGCCGGCCAACGACGAGCCCAGCCTCATGAAGGCCGTCGCCGGCCAGCCGGTGTCGGTGGCCGTCGACGCGTCCAAGTTCCAGttctacggcggcggcgtgatggCCGGCGAATGCGGCACCAGCCTAGACCACGGCGTCACCGTGATCGGCTATGGCGCGGCGAGCGATGGCACCAAGTATTGGCTGGTGAAGAACTCGTGGGGCACGACGTGGGGCGAGGCCGGGTACCTGAGGATGGAGAAGGACATTGATGACAAGAGGGGTATGTGTGGCCTTGCCATGCAGCCTTCCTACCCTACTGAGTAGCTTAGCAAGGTGTTGAATAATTGTATACACATCCATATATATTGTCTTGTAATGCATGTTCCAATGTGGGTTATTTGTTCAGTTACAAGAGTGTATGTAAATATATTGGATATGGGATTAAAGATTGGGAATTAATTTTagagaaaatccaagaaataccattgacaagcatccaatttcaaaaaaatgttaTCGATAAGCGCGAGTTTCATGGAATATTATTTTACAAGCGATTTTGTTCCAGAAATACCATCACCGTTAGGGTTTGTCTATCACACGTCGTTAAATGTATTATTCATCCTATAACACTTTTAATGGAGAGTTGCTAACggaacaataaaaaaaagataagttacCTAGTGTAAATTAAGAGGAACATCAGGTGGATCAAAATAAAATTGACTACTATAGGGCGGGGAAAAGAAATCCTATTAGGGAGTAAATCGAATCATTTTCAATGGACTAAACAATTCTTTTCAACTAGATTGAAACTAAAGGGTTTTCTGGTTGATTTTCATGTGAGAACACTGATTTTAGGTGgttgctttttttcttttttttagaactgcATTAATAATCTATTATcttattaaagtaatagaaaaaaaagccaCCACGTTTGCGCTCACAACCTAGAAATTCCTACAttaatcagaaaaaaagaaaaagtagagttcatataggaatataatttaaaaatagatgaaattcgaaattaaaaataaagaatattgacAGAGTAGACTGGAATCCATAGAAGtatacaatttagaattaattaaaattcggaattaaaaaaaggaaaattaaaaGTACAAgttagagtctatatagaaatacaatttacaattaactaatattcaaaattttaaaaaatcaagattaggagaagagcctagagtccaTATATCAATAcgatttataaataactaaaatttgaaataaaaaaatgagaaaaaaagagtctagagtctatataagaatataatttataaataacttaaattcaaaataaaaaaacacaatattgaaaaataaatttagagttcatatagaaatataattagaaataacaGATTGGGAATTAGAAAAGTAGAAATATTGGAAGATGAGTCTACGATCCACACACAGGAATTTAGAACTAACTGAAAGTTAGaactaaaaaataagaaaactaaaagtagagtttggagttcatatagaaatacaatttataattacaaaaaatcaaaattaaaaataaaaaagattggGAGAAGAGTCTAGCGtccgtatagaaatacaatttataaataactgaaattcgaaattaacaaataaagaatattgggaaaaaaatgtcTAGCGTCCATACACTgaaactaaaaaaaagaaatattggaaaaaaGAAGTCTAGAGTCAATACAGGAATACAATTTACCAAtaactgaaattaaaaattaaaaaataaaaaatattgaaagaagagtttagagtccatatatagatataatttataaataactaaaattcagagtTAAGAAAAATGAATATTGGAAGGGTAGTCTAgaatccatataggaatataatttatgatAAAGGAAATTCGAAATTTAAAaagtaaggaatattaaaagatgatTCTTGAGTCCATATAGagatataatttataaataactatcaTGTATAtacaatataataaaaatatcacACATTTTTAGTTCAACCAAGAATTTAAAAGAGTAAAATGcactagcggtccttaaacttgtcagcaggtttcacttaggtccacgaacttgccaAGCGCACATCgagatccctaaacttggtttattgtatcattccggtccaaagccgcgtttgaccgtggtcttgcctacgtggcacgccacgtggacgatgacatggatttttatttttttctcccttcttccttcttttttttctctttcttccttgtcgAAAAGATGAAAATGCCTTATACACGTCATCGTCCATGTCATCGTCTTTtcataaaagagaaaagagaaggaagaagggagaaaaaataaaataaaaaatccatgtcatagtccacgtggcgtgccacgtaaGCTAAAACCACGGTCAAACGCGGCTTTGGACcaggatgatacaataaaccaagtttagggacctcgatgtgcgctttacaacttcgtggacctaagtgaaatctactgacaagtttaaggaccgctggtgtattttactcaatttaaaattatgttattaatttaataataaaatatgaaaatatttaagctATTATATGACAAAAAAATGCTAACGAtaccgcgcaatctgcgcgttAAATTATTAATGCAGTTTCTTTATATGCGGGAACTacgaagggagaggaggaggggcggactCTGCTTTTAGCAGCCCACACCCCTAGTCAGCCCAAATTGACAGCCGCAAGCCCAGAAAAAAGGCCCAACAAGGCAGCAGCCGATGCCTTCGGTTCGGGCTTCACTGCTCcagccggcagccgccgccggtcgccgtcccCCCAAAACCGCGACGGCGCCTTGCCTGCCGCCCGGACGGCCGACCCGGACGCCACGACACGCACACCATCGCTCATGCCAAAGCTCTCGCGGTCTCGCGGCAGCAAGAGCGGCGGAGGCTGGAGCCCCGAGCCCGAAGGTGGCcagccccctcgccgccggctagCCCCTGAAACCCCTCCCATCCGCGGAGCACTGCCGCATCGGCGCCGGCCGGTAAGATTTCTGAAACGAACCCCCTTTCACAAGTCTCACAAACACATTTTCCATCTTTTTAATTTCAAACTGAATCAATTGTAGGGCTTGAAATTGGGGAaaaataatagtaataaaaaatagaagGTATAGATTGGCGTCATGGAATCAACTGAATTAATCACTGAATAATTTGCTACTTATGACTTACGAGTATATGACAAGGAAGATGCTACCACATTATGTTACGGTTTTGCTAAACCACTGTCGCCACATTTTTGTCTTGTTTACAGTCGATCTCTAGATCATTTGATTTCCTTTAAGACGTTAGCAGCTATAAAAATATGGTGACAAATTTTTAGATAAAAATACATCAAATGAAATTTACACAATAgttacaccccacttacacaccacttaaatatataattaccaTGTAAATTTTGgacttatatatgtaattttgggacttacattgtaaatacattaaaattacacatgtaatttagggacttacaatctAAATACATGACaactattttttggtgaaaaatatagcgccataaatatagctactcccatgTTATAGAAATAGAAGAGAACCAAAACTTAGATAAAATACCATAAGTTTGTGAACTTAACAATATTGCATATGTGTATCACACAATTATCTTATTACAAGCCATACATGCAAATGATTAATTATACATAGAAGATGCCACCAACACAAGGCATGGTGGTTAATAAGCAAACTCAACACCGCACAATAACCACTACATTCTTGTATATATTAGAGACTAGAGATACATCAATGATTATTTGCACCTAACTTCCTCTTTAAGACGGCACTTCTAATTTTTACACTAACATAAATCTTCTTCTGCTGTCTATCAACAAACATGAAATAGGATTTTCTCCAACTAGTTTTGAACAGCAGCAAACAAAGAACCACCCAGAGGCTGAGGACAAATCCAATAGCCATGCCAAGATAAAGGGATATATGTTCCAAATCAACATGATTTCTAGGTAAGTCTTTGCTTGTCGCATTTCCAGAACAGTTTCTAGTTAAAGGAGGACCACATAGACCAATGTTTCCAATGTAGGAAGACGCGTCATATGATCCCATAGTGTTTCCTCTTGGAATTCTTCCAGATAGATTGTTGTATGAGAGGTTCATGGTGCCCAAAGCGTTAAGATCCTGCATGCTCGAAGGGATTTCACCAGAAAGCTCATTGTGAGATAGGTCAAGAGATTCCAGTTGTTTGAGCTGACCAATAGTCTCCGGGATTTCCCCATTTATGAGGTTCCAAGAAAAGTTCAAACTTTTTAGTGCAACAAGAGCACCAATGCCTCAAGGGATTGCTCCAGTAAACTTGTTCTTCGACAAGTCGAGGTTCACCACACGTGAAATTCCTCTTGAAAATTCAAGTTGCTGCCCTTTTGTTTGAACTGATACCAGTTCATAGAAATAATTTATATCTTACATTGCACCTTGACCAGTTGCGATGACTTCATCTAGAAGAACACTGTATCCAGATGTGCGAGCCATTGCACTCAAGTTAACCAAAGAGTCAGGTATGCTTCCAGAGAAGTAGTTTTCAGCGAGGTCTAAGAACTGTAATTGATCAATCCTTGTAAGTTCTGTGGGAATGTGTCCcgaaaacatatttgaccgtagACGCAACAATGATAAAATTGGCAG
This genomic window from Oryza sativa Japonica Group chromosome 12, ASM3414082v1 contains:
- the LOC4351963 gene encoding senescence-specific cysteine protease SAG39 — encoded protein: MAARHERWMAQHGRVYKDAAEKARRLEVFKANVAFIESFNAGGKNRYWLGVNQFADLTSEEFKATMTNSKGFSTPNNGVRVSTGFKYENVSADALPASVDWRTKGAVTRIKDQGQCGCCWAFSAVAAMEGFVKLSTGKLISLSEQELVDCDVDGNDQGCEGGEIDGAFQFILSNGGLTAEANYPYTAEDGRCKTTAAADVAASIRGYEDVPANDEPSLMKAVAGQPVSVAVDASKFQFYGGGVMAGECGTSLDHGVTVIGYGAASDGTKYWLVKNSWGTTWGEAGYLRMEKDIDDKRGMCGLAMQPSYPTE